A window of Phycisphaerae bacterium genomic DNA:
AGCCAGCTCTTTGGTCACAAGCGCGGGGCGTTCACCGGGGCGTTCACCGATCACCGCGGAGTGTTCGAGACCGCACACGGCGGTACGGTCTTCCTGGACGAGATCGGCGATATCCCCTTGAGCATGCAGACCAACCTCCTCCGGGTGCTTCAGGAGAAGGAGATCACCCGGCTGGGCGAATCCACGCCCCGCCGCGTCGATATCCGGATCATCGCCGCCACCAACCAGGATCTGGACCAGCTCGTCCGCGAGGGGCGATTCCGCCAGGACCTCCTCTACCGCGTCCGCGTGGCCCGGGTCGTCACCCCGCCTCTCCGTCAACGTCGCGAGGATATCCCCCTGCTCACCGAGCACTTCGTGTCCGAAACACGAAAGCGAATCAACAAGGCGGTAACCGCCATCAGCGACCAGGCCATGGACAGGTTGCTCGCCTACCATTGGCCGGGCAACGTACGTGAATTGCAGAGCGCCATCGAGTTCGCTTGCATCGCCTGCCGGGGGGTGGTCATCGGCGTCAGAGACTTGCCCCCGGAACTCTCCACCCCCTGCGCCCCCCTGGGTCCCGCCCCCAACGCGGAGGAAAACGCCAGGGATCGCCTGCTGCGGGCGATCCAGGCCTCGAAAGGCAGTCGCACCGCTGCCGCACGCCTCCTCGGCATCAGTCGGGCTACCCTGTACCGCCGCCTGCGGGAGCTGCATCTGGATGCCGGAAGCCTCCCCTGAGCCAGCGTCTTCTTCACCGCCCCTGGACAATGGCGTAGGCAATCGTTCAATTCAACCGTCTCGCGTGATACACTTGTGAGACACTTCCGAGGCGCCTTCTGTGTCAAGAAGGCCGCCATTCGACTGCGTCGCGTCTTTGCCCACCCCAACCCAAGGCGAGAAAACCGACACGAATCCTGTGCTAGGTCGCGGCTGGCATGGAAGATGACACTGGTTTCACGCGACGGCAGAGGCCGGCGCGGCAACGCCTAGCTTGTCAGGCGACAGACCGGCGTCCTCGCCAAGACCCTGAGTGGTTCGCAGGCTCCCAGATCATCGCCACCATGGGTAGCCCGCTCCGCATCCTGCACGAGTCCGTCGGCCGGAGGGGCGGCAACCCTGACCGTAGAACCGGCAAGCCCGTCGCGCCCCTCGCCCCCCATAGCCAGACGCCGCGTGCGTCGCGGGGGGATGAGGGCACAGGCAACCGGGCCTGCGTTCGCCCTGGTTCTTCTGTCGAGCACAAAGCCGGACAGAAATCGCATGGTCACACTGGAAGAAAACGCCGTTCGCCCCCTCGGCGGCTCGAATCCTGGCTTTGCAGGTGTGCCCGAGACAGGTGAACTCGATGACGTGCTCCGTGGCCTGCCCGGCTTGCAGACAGTGCTCAAGACGATCCGGGATTTGGCCGGGCTCGAGGTGCCGGTTCTCATCCAGGGAGAGCCCGGAGTGGGGGTCGATTTCGTTGCCCGCGAGATACACAACCTCAGCCAACGGCGCCTTCGCCCATTCATCGTTGTCTCATGTGCAGGCGTCTCGGAATCCAACTTGGCAAATCAGCTCTGGGGGTACGACAAAGGGGCCTTCCCCGGGGCGACCGCGGACCATCCGGGTCTTTTCGAGTTGGCTGACGGGGGCACCGTCTCCTTCGAAGAAGTCCGCGATATCCCCTTCGGCCTGCAGATTCAGTTGGCCCGCATGATGAGAACGTGTGAGACTGCCCGGATCGCCCAGTCCCAGTCTCGCCGAGTGAACGTCCGGCTCGTTTTTGGCACGAAGTTCAACCTGGTCGAGGAGACCGCCAGCGGGCGGGTCGACGCAGACTTGCTCTATCGGATACGGGTCGCCCAGATTCAGTTGCCTCCGCTACGCGAGCGGCTCGGCGACGTCGCTTCGCTCGCGGCGTTCTGCCTCCATCAGAGCCGCCTCTTGCCCGAAAAGCCCCTGCCCAACTTGAGCGACGAAGCCATGGGCGTCCTTTTACGCTACTCCTGGCCCGGCAACATGACGGAACTGCAGAGCGCCATCCAGTTCGCGGCCCTCCGGTGCAAGGGATCCACGATCACGGCCGCAGACCTCCCCCCGGAGATGCGCGTTACCCGCGGTACGCCGCGTCACCTCAGCCCCGCAAAGCAGGAGAAAGAACGCTTCCGAGCGGCCATGGGGGCGGCCAAGGGTAACCGAACACTGGCGGCCAGACTGCTCGGAATCAGCCGGGCGACGCTTTACCGTCGCCTGAAGGAACTCGGGCTCGCGACGCGCGGGCAGGCAGCCAGGGGCGTCTCATGCCGTACACATATGAGACCTCCGTAAGGTCTCTCGGGCTTTGCGCCGGCGGATGGGCCGCATTCTCGGTTGCTGCAGGTCCCGGTGTCCGTGATGAACGCCAAAAAACCTGGGTTGAAGGACTTATGTGTCCGATAGTAGAATTGGCACGGTATTTGATATGAGGGAGAGTCATGAAGCGACAGCAAACAGGATGTGTTTGAAAATGAGCCAAATGCGCTTGACTCTTGCCCGCATGTCGCTTAGGTTGATCGCCGTTCAGCGATGACGCCCGGCGGGCGGCCGGCGCCGTCTGCTGTGGCACTTCGCACATGATGGCTGTTGCGCGTGGAAGATGTCAGGACAGGAAAACCTCAGAAACCTCGGCTCGCTGTTCTGGACGAGAATCGAGGATGCGCCTAACGTAGAGAGACAGGGACTCTTTCTAGTGGTTTAGTTGGTCATAGGAGTATACCTCATGAAGGTCAGACACGCATGGAAAGTGGTGTTCGGAATAGGCCTATCTGTTGCCGTAGGGATCGGCCTGGGGTGTCGGGAGTCGATGCCCCATTCGCTCACCTGGCCGGTCACGGGAGATACCGTGCCGACGCATCCCAAACCGCCGGAAGGTGGGTATCACAAGGACTGGGATCCGTATGCGGCCACCATTGAGCTCACGCCGGCTACCGACGTGAACCCGGTCAGAACCCAGCACGTTCTTGTCGCGACGGTGAAGGACAAGGAAGGCAAACCGCTCCCGAATCGGCGCGTCGAGTGGATCATCTCCAACGGCAGCGTCGGCGACATCGTCGAAGTCGACGAGAGCGGGTTCCGCGCCAGCCGCGGCTACAAGGTCGACAACCACTTCGCCGTCTCGCATACCAACAACTTCGCCCATGTCCTGGATCGCGGCAATAACGACGCGTCCGATGACATCCACCTGACGCCCGGTCAGACGTGGTGCGTGGTCACCTCGCCCGTGGAGGGCGACACCCACGTCGTGGCCTATGCGCCGGGAATCTATGCCTGGGACAAGCACAAAGTCTTCGCCGTCAAGCATTGGTACGACGTCAAGTGGGAGTGGCCACCGGCGGCAACCAACCCAACCGGTACCACCCATCAGTTCGTGACCAAGGTCATGAAGTACTCAGATGATTCGCCGCTGCCTGGCTACGTGGTCAACTACAAGATCACCGGCGGGCCGGCAGGTACGTTTGATCCGGGTGGCGGCACCACGGCGTCGGTCAGGACCGACGAGCAGGGCATCGCCGCCGTCACCCTCAAGCAGGTCAAGCCTGAGGCGGGAACCAACGACGTCGCAATCGAGATCATCCGGCCAGATAACCTCCAGTGCTGCAAGCCGGCTGTCCTGATCGCCACCGGGGCTACCCAGAAGATCTGGGTGGCGCCGCAGATCGGCATCAAGAAGTCCGCGCCGGCAACCGCAATGGTCAACGATCAGTTCAGGTATGACATCGTCGTGTCCAGCCTGTCCCAGGTGCCCGCGAACGAGGTCGTCGTGACCGACACCATTCCGGACGGCATCGACTACGTCTCCAGTCAGCCGGAAGCCCGCGTCAGCGGTAAGACGCTGACTTGGTCTCTCGGCACGATGGCCGCCGGCGCACAGGCCACCATCGCTGTCGAAGTCAAGGCCACCAGAACCGGTAAGTTCACCAACTGTGCCGAAGTGACCGCCGCTCAGGGACTGTCAGCCCGCGACTGCGCGGACACCGTCGTGACCGCCCCGGCGCTCGCTCTTGAGAAGCAGTGCCCAGGAGAAGTGGTGCTCTGCGAGATCATCCCCTACACCTTCGTCGTGACCAACAAGGGTGATGGCCCGGCCACGAACGTGAAGGTCAGCGATACCCTTCCCGATGGGCTGACCACCGAGGATGGCAAGACCTCCATTGTGATGGACGTTGGCGATCTGCCTGCCGGACAGGCCAAGAAGTTCACCGTCAACGTCAAGGCCAATAAGCCTGGCCAGTACAACAACAAGGCTACGGCGACCGCCGACAAGGGACTGTCCGCCGAGGCCGGCTGCTCGACCGTGGTCCGCCAGCCAACCCTGGTCGTGACCAAGACCGGTCCGGGCGAACGGTACGTCGGACGTCCGGTGCCCTTCGAGATCACCGTGACCAACAACGGCGATGCAGTCGCTCGCGACACCGTCCTGACCGACCCGCTGCCCGCTGGCACCGAGTTCATCGAAGCCAGCGACGGCGGCCAGTTCTCCGGCGGAAAGGTAACCTGGAACCTCGGTACCCTCGAGCCCAACGCCTCGAAGAAGGTCACCGTCACCCTCAGGGCAACCACACGCGGCGAGATCAAGAACACCGCGACCGCCCAGGCCTTCTGTGCCCAGGCCGGGGCTGATGCGGCGCTTCCTATCAAGGGCGTCCCGGCGATCCTCCTCGAGGTAGTCGATGACCCAGACCCAATCGAGGTGGGCGGCAACACAACCTACACCATCGAGGTCACCAACCAAGGCTCCGCCGATGACACCAACATCGTCGTCAAGTGCACCTTGCCCGACGAAGAGGAGTTCGTATCCGGCGATGGGGCCACCAAGGGAACCGCTGAGGGTAAGGTCGTGACCTTCGCTCCAGTGTCTTTGCTGGCCCCCAAGGCCAAGGTCACCTTCCGCGTCGTCGTCAAGGGCGTAAAGGAAGGCGACGTGCGGTTCAAGACGACCATGACCAGCGATAACCTGAAGATCGCCCCGGTTGAGGAAACCGAGAGCACGCATATCTACTGATCATGAAGTCTGATGGCTGAACAGACGGGGTGCCGGAAACAGGTTCCGGCACCCCGTTTTCCTTAGGGGGGTGAACGGGTACATATGGCTTCTTCACAACGAAGGACGCTTCTGCCAATCCTGCTTGCGGTGATCTGTCTCAGCGGCTGCGCTTCACCGCAGGTCAGATTCCTGTCATCGCGTTGCGAGGCCTCCAGAGAAAAAACACGCCTCAAAGCTCTCGGTTTCGTGTCCTCGCTCGAGACGACAGGCCTCCAAGGCGAACAACTCATCTATCAGGTACGACTGTTCGATCGCAGCCGGGCGCCCCTGCGGTCGCGGGACGGACGTTTCCAGGCAGCGGACGGCACCGTCGCCGCGACGACCACGATGATGGTTCTGCAGTCGCCCGAGACGGTCAAGGACGTGCGAGTCTCGATCCCCGCGGGAGAACTCGGCGTGCCGCCCAACCACCTGCCGGTTCTGGCGGAAGTCGCAGTCTTCAAAGCCACGGGCGAACGCGTCGCACGCGTCTGGTGCGCCGTCCCGCCCCTCAAGGTGGCGGAGATCATGCCGCCAATGGAAACCCGGCCGACCCCCTATTGGTTCGTCAAGGTTGCAGACCCCAATCGCCTGCCCGTCCTCTCAGGCCCCTTCGCAACGCTGGCCGAAGCGCAGGCCGCCGCGACCGGGGGAGCGGAAGCGCCGCGGCAGGTGAACTCGGATGAGTCCCTTTGGTTTGTGCCTTTCTACGATCCGGGCAAAGACGGGAAGGCAATCCTCGTTGGACCCTGCTTAACGGAGAAAGACGCTCGGGACATCGCGGCCCTCGCCGCCCAAATGCCGGATCTGGTCGCGAGGGGCCTCGTCGCCGGCGCTCCGGTCGAGGTCCAGCTCACCCAGTGGCTGAAGGAGCGGGAAGTCAAAGGTATTCTATCCTCGCACGGCGCAGAGGCTGCAGAAAGTCCACCCGGAGAACGACCACAGTAAGAAAGACCAGCCACTGGCCCGCCATAGCGATCGACGCCTTGGCCGGCGGGAGAACCAGGCCGCCCTTGGCATGGTTCATCACCCGCAGAGCAAGAGCAGGAGCGAGGTGTTGTCATGATGCGCACGTCCACACGGCTTTCGGTCATCCTCCTCGTCGGCTTGGCCGCGGGATGCTCTACCGCGAAGCGACCGGAAGTCCGCGCCGTGAACGTCGCCATCAAAAGCATCGATTTCAGTGGTGTCGGAACGGTCTTCAACGTCGAGGTCTACAACCCTTACCCCGTTCGGGTCAAGAAACCGAAACTCCAGTATAGGATGGATATCGCCGGGACGGAGTTCATCCGCGCCGAACACTCGACCGACATCGACTTGCCCGCCAGCGGCGTGGGCACCATGCCGCTTCCAGTCCAATTGGACTATTCACGATTGCGGGCAGCCTTTGCCCGCCTGAGGGATGCCAGCGAAGTCCCCTATCGGCTCCACGGCGCGATCCTGGCCACGGGTCTCGATTACCCTTGGGATGTCCCCTTGGATCATGAGGGGACGCTTCCGATCCTGCGCCTGCCGTCGTTCTCGGCCGCCCGAGTGCGATTCGCCGATGCTTCCCTGACCGGCGCAAGGGTCGCCTTGGAGGTCGACGTCCACAACCCCAACATCTGCGATCTCGGCTTTGCCGAGGTCAGCTACAGCCTGTCCTTCGGCCCCGTCCCGGTTGGTCGCGTTCAGGCGTCGGCCCTCGGCAATCTGGCGCCTCGATCCATCGGCAGGCTGTCGTTGGTGGGCGAGATCACAGCTGCTGGAATACTGAGCCAATTGGCTCGAGGCGAAAAACTGGGAGGGTTCGTCATGGCGTGGTCGGGTACCGTCCAGACACCCTACGGCAGGGTGACACTCCAACCCGGCCAGCTGGGGATCAAGCCCTGAGCCGCGCCGGCCCACAAGACGATCATTGCTTCAATGCAGTCCAATACGGCATCC
This region includes:
- a CDS encoding sigma-54-dependent Fis family transcriptional regulator; translation: MVTLEENAVRPLGGSNPGFAGVPETGELDDVLRGLPGLQTVLKTIRDLAGLEVPVLIQGEPGVGVDFVAREIHNLSQRRLRPFIVVSCAGVSESNLANQLWGYDKGAFPGATADHPGLFELADGGTVSFEEVRDIPFGLQIQLARMMRTCETARIAQSQSRRVNVRLVFGTKFNLVEETASGRVDADLLYRIRVAQIQLPPLRERLGDVASLAAFCLHQSRLLPEKPLPNLSDEAMGVLLRYSWPGNMTELQSAIQFAALRCKGSTITAADLPPEMRVTRGTPRHLSPAKQEKERFRAAMGAAKGNRTLAARLLGISRATLYRRLKELGLATRGQAARGVSCRTHMRPP
- a CDS encoding LEA type 2 family protein, whose amino-acid sequence is MMRTSTRLSVILLVGLAAGCSTAKRPEVRAVNVAIKSIDFSGVGTVFNVEVYNPYPVRVKKPKLQYRMDIAGTEFIRAEHSTDIDLPASGVGTMPLPVQLDYSRLRAAFARLRDASEVPYRLHGAILATGLDYPWDVPLDHEGTLPILRLPSFSAARVRFADASLTGARVALEVDVHNPNICDLGFAEVSYSLSFGPVPVGRVQASALGNLAPRSIGRLSLVGEITAAGILSQLARGEKLGGFVMAWSGTVQTPYGRVTLQPGQLGIKP
- a CDS encoding DUF11 domain-containing protein → MKVRHAWKVVFGIGLSVAVGIGLGCRESMPHSLTWPVTGDTVPTHPKPPEGGYHKDWDPYAATIELTPATDVNPVRTQHVLVATVKDKEGKPLPNRRVEWIISNGSVGDIVEVDESGFRASRGYKVDNHFAVSHTNNFAHVLDRGNNDASDDIHLTPGQTWCVVTSPVEGDTHVVAYAPGIYAWDKHKVFAVKHWYDVKWEWPPAATNPTGTTHQFVTKVMKYSDDSPLPGYVVNYKITGGPAGTFDPGGGTTASVRTDEQGIAAVTLKQVKPEAGTNDVAIEIIRPDNLQCCKPAVLIATGATQKIWVAPQIGIKKSAPATAMVNDQFRYDIVVSSLSQVPANEVVVTDTIPDGIDYVSSQPEARVSGKTLTWSLGTMAAGAQATIAVEVKATRTGKFTNCAEVTAAQGLSARDCADTVVTAPALALEKQCPGEVVLCEIIPYTFVVTNKGDGPATNVKVSDTLPDGLTTEDGKTSIVMDVGDLPAGQAKKFTVNVKANKPGQYNNKATATADKGLSAEAGCSTVVRQPTLVVTKTGPGERYVGRPVPFEITVTNNGDAVARDTVLTDPLPAGTEFIEASDGGQFSGGKVTWNLGTLEPNASKKVTVTLRATTRGEIKNTATAQAFCAQAGADAALPIKGVPAILLEVVDDPDPIEVGGNTTYTIEVTNQGSADDTNIVVKCTLPDEEEFVSGDGATKGTAEGKVVTFAPVSLLAPKAKVTFRVVVKGVKEGDVRFKTTMTSDNLKIAPVEETESTHIY